Within the Thermostichus lividus PCC 6715 genome, the region TTGCGCTTAGGGGCGCAGTCCACAGAGTTTTACCTGAATGCGGTGCAGGTGTTTCTGTCGCCGCGACAACGAACAGTACTGCTTACCCTTACCAATACCGGCGAAACACCCCTTAACTTTGAAATTAGTCTGCGCAAGTGGCAGCAAACCCCTGATGGCCAAGATGAACTCAGCGAGGCGGATGGCGGTGTTGTGGCTTTTCCCCTGCTGCTGTCGGTGCCGCCAGGGGAGCAGCGTAGCTTACGGGTGGGGGTGCGGCAGCCGCCCCTTGAGCAGGAGAACACCTATCGGCTGTTGGTGGCAGAGTTGCCGTCCCCTAATATCCCCAACACCCAAGGGGCACAGTTGCGCATTATTAAAACCTTGAGCTTACCAGTTTTTATTGAGCCAGTCACCCCCCAACGCCAAGGAGAGTTTGTCAATGCCAGCATCCAGCAAGGGCGGCTGAGTGTGACGCTGCGCAACACAGGCAATGTGCATATTCAAACCCTTGGCATCATAGTACGGGGAAAGAGTGATCAAGGAGCTGTGATTTTCGAGCAAACGCTAGACTCCGTTTATGTGCTGGCCAATCGTCAACGGGATTTTCGCAACCTTCTCTTACCCCAGACAAACTGTGCCCAAGTCCGCCAAGTTACCCTACAAACAGTGGCAACCTCCCCTACAATTACGACAACCATTCCCACCCCTAACGGCATTTGTTCTTAGGGGCAGTGCTCTTCCCCTGTTCTTGGCGACTGTGCCGCCGCTCTACGCTCAAGCTCCCAGTGAAACGTCTGCAATTTATAGCCTTGAAGTTAATCGCGTTGCCCGTGGCGATGTCATTGTGTTTCTGAGGGGTGACGATGTACTCATCCCATGGCAAGACCTGTTGCAGGCTGGCCTCACGGAAGTGGGTGGCAGCCGTGAAATGATTCAGGGCATTGAGCACGTTTCTTTGCAGTCTCTGGCGCCTGCGATTACCTTTGAGCGGGATGATGCGGCGCTGACCTTACGGATTCAGGTGGCTGCCGATCTGCTGCCCGCCAATGTGATTGACTTTAACCCAGACAATGCGCCACCGGGGATCCGCTACAGCCAACCCCTGAGTGCCTACCTTAACTATGGTGTCTTTTGGAATAATGTTGAGACCCTCACTGCCGCTGCGGAAATGGCAGTCAGCTTTGGCGGGAATGCCCTCACTTCGACGGTCGGGTTGACTGCGAATGGAGAGTTGCAGCGGGGTTTAACCGCCCTGATCTTGGATAACCGCCGTCAGTTGACCACGTTGACGCTGGGGGATAGTTTTGTTACTACGGATCTGCTGGGGGGGGGCGGTTTGTGGGGCGGCATTCGCTGGGAGCGCAACTTTGGCCTGAGTCCCTACCTCATTCGCCAACCCGCCTTTGATATGCAAGGGGAACTGGCAACCCCCGGCACTGCCGAAATTTATATCAATGGCTTCCTGACGCGCCGTGTGAGCTTGCTGCCGGGGTCGTTTACGCTTAAGAATTTGCCCTTTAGCGGTGGCTTTAATCGGGTGCGGGTGGTGGTTACCGACGCAGAGGGTAAGCAGCAGGTGTTTACTCAAGGGTATGTGCAGTCGGCGAGCTTACTGCAACCCGGCCTGTCTGAGTTTATTGTGGCGGCGGGGGTCGAGCGCCAAGGCTTGGGGGTGGATAACTTTAACTATGATGGCTCAGTGCAGATGGTAGCCGCCTATCGGCAAGGCGTGCTCAATAACCTGACGCTGGGGGGACGCATTGAGGGGAACGCCCACCTGCTCAATGGCGGGCTGAACTTGAGTACAGCGTTACCCATTGGTACTCTCGATGTGGCGGCGGCCTTAAGTACCACTCAAGGGAAGCTGGGTACCGCGGTGGCGGCGGCCTATAACTATCCAGGGGCGATCGCCTTCAGTGGTGGGGTACGGCTGCGCAGCCCAGATTATGTCACAACTAGCTTACCCCTAGAGGACGATCGCTCGCTGTTGGATGGATTTGTGAGTACAACCTTTAACCTTGGTTCACGGATTAATATTAGTGGTCAATATTTTTTTAATAATCCTCGCGATCAAGTGATTGGTCAGCAGGCTAGTGTGCTAGCACAGGTGCGCTTGCACCGGAACCTCAGCCTGTTATTGCAGGGATCGCGGTCTTTTTTTGGCGATCAAGCACCCGTGAACCAATTTAGCGTGACGCTTAACTATTTTCTCAATAATCAGGTGAACCTCAATACCGGTTGGGTACAGCGGGGTAATCAGGGGGTGCCTTTTGTCAATGTGTCGCGATCGCTCCCCTTGGGGGTGGGCTACGGGTATCAAGGTCAGGTGTCCCCCGTCAGTGACCAAGGGTTAGCTAGTGGGTTGTTTCAGTACAATACCCCGTGGAGTCGCTATCAAGTTGGCTATTCCCAAGCAGGCAACAGCGGCCAAACCTCATTAGGGGTAGAAGGCGGGATCGTGGCCATTGGTGGTCAGCTATTTTTCACCCGCCCAGTTCAGGGCAGTTTTGCCCTCGTGCAAGTACCCAATGTGGCCGGTGTGCGCACCTACTTGAGTAATCAGGAAATTGGTCGCACTAATCGCCGTGGGCAAATCCTGATTCCCGATCTGCTGCCCTACTATGCCAATGACTTACGTATCGAGGATCAAGACGTGCCCCTTGATTTTGCCATTGGCCGAAGTCAACAGTTCATTGCACCGCCATTTCGAGGTGGGGCGATCGCCCGTTTTGATGTGCGCCTCAATCGGAGCTATGTAGGGCGAGCTATTTTAGTGCGCGGCAGTACTCGCATTGTTCCCAGCTTGGGGCAACTGACGCTCAAAAAAGATGACCAAGCGGCGGTTTCGCCCCTGAGTACTAATGGCGAGTTTTACTTTGATACCTTGGAAGCAGGTACCTATGCAGCAGAATTGGCCTATGAGCAGGTACAGTGTAATTTTACGGTGACCCTACCCAAGGCTGACGATCTCTTTACCGATGTGGGGGAATTGATATGTCAACTACCCGATTGATCTATCTAGGAGTGCCCCTCCTGTGGCTCTTAGCAGGACTCTCCGCCTATGGCCAAGGCACTGGCTGTCAGTTTCAGAGTGTTACGGCGGTGAACTTTGGGGTTTACGATCCCTTTGCCCCAGCGGCCTTGGATGGCACCGGCCAACTGCGCTTTGTCTGTAGCGGCGGTGGTACAGGCAGCTTTAATAACCGATCCATTACCATTCAGATTAGCCAAGGCAATAGTAACAGCTTTACACCGCGGCAGATGAGCAGTGGCAGCAGCCGATTGAACTATAACCTCTACCTCGATAGCGATCGCAGCCTCATTTGGGGGAATGGCACCGGCGGCAGTTATCAGCGTGGGCCGTTTATTCCGGGTAACAATGTAGTGAATACTATCCCTATTTATGGCCGCATTCCAGCCCAGCAATGGGTTGCCCCTGGCGCCTACAGTGACTCGCTGCAGGTCGTCATCCAATTTTAGCATATAACTGCAAGAATTATTTTATTCACTGCTGCTACTGTGCCAGCCAGTTATGTAATTCGCTACATTGTAGGGATTGTCAGAGATACTTTACTGAATTATTAACATTTATGGAAGCTGGACGGCAGGATACACGACGATATCAAGAATATATCCATTAGCACGTACAGCGATTCAGCATTGAACAAGTTAGTCGAGCAGAACCATTAAGTTTTGAGCGAATTGAAGGAATTTTCAAGCATCAGTATGCTCAGAAAAAAACCTAGATGGAACGGAGTCAGACGGATTGGAATCGATGAGGTCAGTAAGCGCAAATGACATCAGAACTTCGCTACCGTTATCAGAGATATTAAAACTGGAAAACTCATCGAAGTCATTGACAGCCATCAACAGGAAGAGCTCATTGAAGTGCTAAAGCAGCAGTCTTTTGAGGTGAGAGCACAGGTGGAAGAGGTGGACGTGGCGTTCGGTGGCTCAACTCAGTTCTCGTAAGGTGATGTCTTCGGCAACGGTTAACTCAACTTGCAAGGGAGCAGGCATATGGAATGGTAAGAAGGGATGAAGTTCTCACTATTTTATAACTGCGGTGTCTATCTTCAGGCCTCGAGTAGCTCATTACAGGAACCGTGAAGGTTGCTAAATGTGAGATCGGTGATTTGCTACAGTGGCAGTAGAGTATCCCAATAGTGAGGCTAGCTATTGCGGCGATGACTTATTCTACTGCTGGCTCTGCAACCCTCAGTCTGCCAACAGTTCTAGATGTTCAGGAACTGAGCATTTACTACCATAATCAGCAAGTGGTCGATACAGTTAATCTCACAATTCCCGAAAAACAACTGGTGGCTTTTATTGGGCCGTCGGGTTCTGGCAAGAGTACGGTTCTGCGCTGCTTTAATCGCCTGACGGATTTGATCCCGCAACTTCGGGTGACAGGGCGTATCTTCTATAGAGGCAAGGATCTTTACGATCCCCAGTGGGACGTTACGAGTATCCGTCGCCAGATTGGCATGATTTTTCAGCAACCCAACCCATTTCCAAAGTCAATTTATGACAATATTGCCTTTGGTGCCCGGGTCAATGGCTACGCTGGTAACATCGATGAGCTAGTAGAGTGGTCGCTGCAACAGGTACATCTGTGGGACAGTGTTAAGGATCGGCTCTCAGTTAATGCAATGGCATTGACCATCGGTCAACAGCAACATCTGTGTATTGCTCGGGCGATCGCCCTTGACCCAGCAGTGCTCCTGTTAGATAACCCCACCGTCAATCTTGACACCTGCTCTAGCAGCCACCTCGAAGAACTATTGAGCCAACTAAAAAAACGCTACACCCTGATTATGACGACCCATAATCTCCGACAGGCCGCGCGGATCTCTGACTATACAGCTTTTTTTGGTACCAAAATGAACACCAGCGGCCATTCGATAGGTTACTTGGTAGAGTATGCACCTACCAGTCTCCTGTTTCAGCGGCCACAGCAAGCACTGACCCAGCGCTATGTCACAGGACGGGTGCTCTGAGCGTCCTTATCCTTTGGCTCATCAGGGCGATCCTAGGCTCAATAAACACCTAAAACACCTAATTGTCCATAATTTCCTATAATTAAGGTCAAGTTTTGTTAAAAATTGTAGTGGCTCCCTTTGGTCTTTGACCCCCCATTCCTTAGATCAGGCGCCAGAGCAACCTTTCAGGCTTTAGTTTTAAGAAAGTATTTTTATATAACGTGTATATTATTGAGAGAGTCAAAGCTAACCTAACTATAGTGGAGATAAGCAAAGAAGTGACTCTTGCCCCTCTTGTTCACTCTTTCTGAGAAAAGGTGGGTACATTAGTCTCAAGATGGTTGGAACGGCTGTGGAATAGGGCGTCATGACTATGATTATCTGTTCTGAGTGCTGCCACCCCAATCCAGTTGGTGCTGTTCAGTGTGAAGCCTGCTTTTCCCCAATGCCTGATATGAATACTTGTCCAAATTGTGGTGCACCGGTTCAGTCAGATGCGAATTTCTGCGGTCAGTGTGGTTTTAACGTGCGCCAGTTTGCTATGAATTCATCCTCCGTAGCAGAAGTGCCGGATTTAGCTGCTACTGCTGCTCCAGCGGTGGAACTTACCGCTACTGTACCGGGACGGGGGACGACCCTCTCTCCCCCCCCGCCCCCCCGCCGCATCTGTTTCCAGCCACAGCGGTTCCAGCAACGCCAATCTATGCCAAATTAATCCATGTACAGACCCGCACTGAGCTAAACATTCCCCCCGGCCGGGTGGTGGTTCACATTGGCAAGCCCAACGATCGCATTCCCCCGGACATTGATGTTGCTGGGTTTCCTAATTCTGAGGTGGTCTCCCGCATCCATGCCGATATTCGAGTGGAGGGAAATGCCCACTACATTGAGGATGTGGGCAGTGCTAATGGTACGTATATCAACAATACTGCGCTGTATCCGGGCAATCGGCACCGTTTGGCACCTGGCGATCGCATTGCCCTTGGCAAAGGAGATTTAGTGACGTTTATCTATGAACTCACTTCCTAGGAACCCTTTAGCGTATCGACAGGCAAGAGGCGGTAATAAAACATGATTACATTGACACTTCTACATCCAGTCCAAGCAACCCCCGTCCAGAGCTGGACGTTTGACAGTGAAGCTGTGATCCGCATTGGTCGTGCTGTGGATAATCATGTTGTCCTCTACAGTGCGGTGGTCTCGCGTCACCACGTTGAACTGCGGCGAAATGGGCTGCAGTGGGAGGTTGTCAACCTAGGTACCAATGGCACGTATTTAGATGGCAAACGGGTACAGCAAGCCCCGCTTTTAGATGGCGGTATCCTGCGGTTGGCTCGATCCGGTCCCAACATTCAAGTCCGCCTTAGCGCTGACCATCAACCTATGCCCCCCAACGCTAGGATGGCAACGATTCCCGAAACAGCTCGTACTGATGTGGAGAAAGGCACCTACTCAGGGGAGGAGGAAGCCGTGGGCACCGACAATGCCGAACCCCCAGGCACCGCAGCAACCGGGATGAGTTATCAGGGCATCATTACCGAAGAGGACGACGATGAGGAGGAAAATTTTGCGGTACAGGGGGAGTTACCGGCGCAACTATTAGCTGAGTGGCGCGCCCCTCCCGACTGTAGCCACAGCCGTGCCGAAGCTGATGATATATTCTGCATTGAGTGTGGCGTGCCCCTCAAGGTATGGAAGACCCTTGGCAACTATCAAATTATTAAAGCCTTAGGCCAAAGTAATACCTATTTGGGTTGGCGCAATGGCCAGACAGCAGTTGTCAAAGGGCACAGCTTGGCAGCCTCTAAGCGCGAAATTCGTGCCTTTCAGCGGCAAGTGCGGCAGTTATGCCAGATGAGCCATCCGGTTCTGCCTAAGTTTTGGGAGGGGTTTCAGTACGGCACAGACTCCTACCTTGTCTCGGAAATGGTCTATGGTCATTCCCTTAAGCAATGGATTAATGATCATGGCGTGATGAATGTTGTTGAAGCGAGCCGTTGGCTGATACCGATTTGCGATCTCTTGACGCTACTTCACCAGCAAGATCCCCCCATTTTGCATTTGCATATTCGCCCATCCAACCTCATCCATCCCTATGTCAGCCGTGAGGCTACTAATGTTGTGCTGGTTGGGTGGGGCAAGGCATCGGTGCTCACCTCAGAGTCTGGTACCTTTATTGGCACGGTGGGCTATTCTGCCCCTGAGCAGCAAGAAGGGAAACCGGAACCGGCGTCAGATTTGTACGGCCTTGGTGCCACTATTGTGTACTTGCTCACAGGGAATGAGCCAGACACCTATTTCCGCTGGGGTGCGCGGGAATACCGCCTGTATGCTGAAGATATTCCCCATCTTGATCCCCTGATGGTGGATTTAATTAACTGTTTGACTCACCCAGACCCGCGGGAACGTTATCCCAATGCCGCAGCTGTGAAGCAGCGGCTAGAGCAAATTGCGACTATAGCTATGCCTGCTCCGCCAGTTTCCAGTGCCCTATGATGCCGCCTCATGGAGGGGCAACGGCGTGAGGTTTTACGCGCGAAGGCGATCGCCAAAATAACGGCGATACAGTTCACAGCGAACCTTAGCAAGGCTGCCATTCAAGCTAATTAGCCCCAAACTGTGGAGCTTAAAGCCAGTGGTTGCTTCGACGGTAACGCCACTCTCGCTACTGACAATATCGGCAAAGGCCGGTACCAGTTCTTGGCGTTGATGGAGGTGCCACCATTGTCCCCGTAAATGATCGCGGTACAGACCCGTTTCAGAGGCAGCGTTGGCCATGAGTTCCGGCCACGTTACATCGTTACGGGCTAAGTGGTATAGCGTGAGTCGAATTAAGTAGGGATGTCCCCCTACCAACTGCTGGAGTTCCTTGAGATGGTCTGGGTCTAGGTTAAGGCCGTGCAGACGGCTTAACTCACAAATTTGGTCGTGGTTAAACTCTGGTAAATCAATGGCGAGGCCGACGTTAAAGGGGGACTGGTTAATATCGAGGGGGATATACACTTCCGTACCATGGACAACAATTAAGCGCAGATTGCGCCAAATGTCGCGGTTTTTCCCCTCCTCATGCCATGCCCGTAGTAGCCCGAAGAAATCACTGGCCACGTCAGGGTATTCAAACACGCGATCAACTTCATCCAAGCCCAATACTAGGGGGCGACCCGCCATCTGGGTGCCGGGTTTCTGACAGTTGGGCAGTAGATATTCTTCAAAATAAGCTGTGCAGTTATACTTACTGCCAAAAATATCGTCCCAGTAGTCCTTAAGGCGGTTTTCTAGCCCCAGCCGCCGCCCAACTCCGGCACACAGCCAGCGCAGCAGCTTGTCAAGGTCGCTGAAGACGTGGGCATCAGCCAATTGAAAGCTCAACGGGACGGTGCCATAGCCCTCTTGGGTGGCTCGATACATCAGCCGTGCCATCAAGGAGGTTTTGCCCATTTGCCGGGGGGCTTTAATGCGAATGAGGGAACCGGGTTGTAGGAGGGTTTCGCGGCAGCGCTGCTCGATGGGAGGGCGCTCGATATAAAAGGCAGAGGCTACTTCTACTTGCCCTTCTGGTAGTTCAGGTTCAGCCACCGGCACAGGGGCACCATCTCCCACTAGGGTGCCAGTTTGCCCTTGCTCTACAGCGGTTTCGTGAATCCCATCACTGGTGGGCAGCACTGGATCAGCAGTGGCATTCACGAGGTCAAGGACTTCTTGAACTAGGCTCGCAGTGTCTGCTGGCGATCGCCAAAAGCGTTGCTGCAACCGATGCAAGTAGCCGCGTAATTCGTAGTTTAGGGGTAGGTCTAGGGGAAAGTTGACCCGCACCGGCAGGATGAACGGACGGCGATCGCTGCGCTGAGATTGCAGTTGCTTAACACTACGGACTTCTTCAAGTACCATCTCACTCTGGGCGGCGGCTTGGGAGAGAAGCAGTAAAAAGAAATCGCACTGCTTCAGAGCGTGATCAATGCGCTCTGCCCATCCTTCTCCCATGCGGATACTTTGGCTGGCCATAAAGGGATGATGCCCTGCGTTTTGGAGCGCTTCTTGCAGCGCCGTGGCCAGTTGCAGATCGGTGCCATCGCTGGAATGGCTGATAAATACGTGTCGTCCCCGAGGCGGAATTGCAGCGGTAGGAGCGGGGGTGCTGGGTAAGGGTTGGGGGGGTGGGGTGGTTGAGGCGATCGCAGTACTACTCGTTGAAGGAGCCGCGTTGCTAACCGGCGATCGCCAGAGGTCTTGAATCGGGGTTTTCAGAAAGGAGCCAAGGCGCTGCCAGAGGGATTTGGGAAGTTCCACCTGCTGCAAGCTTGCCAGTGCCTCTGCCGCTGTGGCAAAGCGTTCGTAAGGCGACGGATGAATCAGTTTATTGACAAACTGGACGAGGCGATCGTTGATCGGATGGACTGGCTCCCAATGCCAGCAACCGTAGGGGTCTTGGGTGAGCTGCAAGGGATTTAACCCCGTCAACGCCTGTACAGCAATCATGCCCAAGGCGTAGAGGTCACTGGCGGGGCGAGGTCGCCCTTGGGCCTGCTCAGGTGCCATGTAGCCCGGTGTGCCAATGGCGATCGTTTGGGCGGTGGCGTCCCCCACCAAGGTGCCACCCCCAATAGAAACCCCCATTTCCTTGACCGCGCCAAAATCAATCAGGACAAGGCGATAATCCGATTGCCGCCGGATCAGGTTATCGGGCTTAATGTCGCGGTGAATCACGCCGCACTGGTGCACAAAGGCCAGAATTCCCAAAGCATCTTGAAGAAAGT harbors:
- a CDS encoding phosphate ABC transporter ATP-binding protein — translated: MTYSTAGSATLSLPTVLDVQELSIYYHNQQVVDTVNLTIPEKQLVAFIGPSGSGKSTVLRCFNRLTDLIPQLRVTGRIFYRGKDLYDPQWDVTSIRRQIGMIFQQPNPFPKSIYDNIAFGARVNGYAGNIDELVEWSLQQVHLWDSVKDRLSVNAMALTIGQQQHLCIARAIALDPAVLLLDNPTVNLDTCSSSHLEELLSQLKKRYTLIMTTHNLRQAARISDYTAFFGTKMNTSGHSIGYLVEYAPTSLLFQRPQQALTQRYVTGRVL
- a CDS encoding fimbrial biogenesis chaperone, whose protein sequence is MRLRYWVLASLWAVAAIVGMPLRLGAQSTEFYLNAVQVFLSPRQRTVLLTLTNTGETPLNFEISLRKWQQTPDGQDELSEADGGVVAFPLLLSVPPGEQRSLRVGVRQPPLEQENTYRLLVAELPSPNIPNTQGAQLRIIKTLSLPVFIEPVTPQRQGEFVNASIQQGRLSVTLRNTGNVHIQTLGIIVRGKSDQGAVIFEQTLDSVYVLANRQRDFRNLLLPQTNCAQVRQVTLQTVATSPTITTTIPTPNGICS
- a CDS encoding AAA-like domain-containing protein, whose protein sequence is MIGKTLGSRYKLIRVLGAGNFGQTFLAEDTHRPVRAKCVVKYLRPARTDPSFLPLARSLFQREAQTLERLGSHDQIPRLLAYFEEDSEFYLVQDFIEGQVLRQQLVPGATWSEAEVLYFLQDALGILAFVHQCGVIHRDIKPDNLIRRQSDYRLVLIDFGAVKEMGVSIGGGTLVGDATAQTIAIGTPGYMAPEQAQGRPRPASDLYALGMIAVQALTGLNPLQLTQDPYGCWHWEPVHPINDRLVQFVNKLIHPSPYERFATAAEALASLQQVELPKSLWQRLGSFLKTPIQDLWRSPVSNAAPSTSSTAIASTTPPPQPLPSTPAPTAAIPPRGRHVFISHSSDGTDLQLATALQEALQNAGHHPFMASQSIRMGEGWAERIDHALKQCDFFLLLLSQAAAQSEMVLEEVRSVKQLQSQRSDRRPFILPVRVNFPLDLPLNYELRGYLHRLQQRFWRSPADTASLVQEVLDLVNATADPVLPTSDGIHETAVEQGQTGTLVGDGAPVPVAEPELPEGQVEVASAFYIERPPIEQRCRETLLQPGSLIRIKAPRQMGKTSLMARLMYRATQEGYGTVPLSFQLADAHVFSDLDKLLRWLCAGVGRRLGLENRLKDYWDDIFGSKYNCTAYFEEYLLPNCQKPGTQMAGRPLVLGLDEVDRVFEYPDVASDFFGLLRAWHEEGKNRDIWRNLRLIVVHGTEVYIPLDINQSPFNVGLAIDLPEFNHDQICELSRLHGLNLDPDHLKELQQLVGGHPYLIRLTLYHLARNDVTWPELMANAASETGLYRDHLRGQWWHLHQRQELVPAFADIVSSESGVTVEATTGFKLHSLGLISLNGSLAKVRCELYRRYFGDRLRA
- a CDS encoding Csu type fimbrial protein — translated: MSTTRLIYLGVPLLWLLAGLSAYGQGTGCQFQSVTAVNFGVYDPFAPAALDGTGQLRFVCSGGGTGSFNNRSITIQISQGNSNSFTPRQMSSGSSRLNYNLYLDSDRSLIWGNGTGGSYQRGPFIPGNNVVNTIPIYGRIPAQQWVAPGAYSDSLQVVIQF
- a CDS encoding fimbria/pilus outer membrane usher protein, with the translated sequence MPPLYAQAPSETSAIYSLEVNRVARGDVIVFLRGDDVLIPWQDLLQAGLTEVGGSREMIQGIEHVSLQSLAPAITFERDDAALTLRIQVAADLLPANVIDFNPDNAPPGIRYSQPLSAYLNYGVFWNNVETLTAAAEMAVSFGGNALTSTVGLTANGELQRGLTALILDNRRQLTTLTLGDSFVTTDLLGGGGLWGGIRWERNFGLSPYLIRQPAFDMQGELATPGTAEIYINGFLTRRVSLLPGSFTLKNLPFSGGFNRVRVVVTDAEGKQQVFTQGYVQSASLLQPGLSEFIVAAGVERQGLGVDNFNYDGSVQMVAAYRQGVLNNLTLGGRIEGNAHLLNGGLNLSTALPIGTLDVAAALSTTQGKLGTAVAAAYNYPGAIAFSGGVRLRSPDYVTTSLPLEDDRSLLDGFVSTTFNLGSRINISGQYFFNNPRDQVIGQQASVLAQVRLHRNLSLLLQGSRSFFGDQAPVNQFSVTLNYFLNNQVNLNTGWVQRGNQGVPFVNVSRSLPLGVGYGYQGQVSPVSDQGLASGLFQYNTPWSRYQVGYSQAGNSGQTSLGVEGGIVAIGGQLFFTRPVQGSFALVQVPNVAGVRTYLSNQEIGRTNRRGQILIPDLLPYYANDLRIEDQDVPLDFAIGRSQQFIAPPFRGGAIARFDVRLNRSYVGRAILVRGSTRIVPSLGQLTLKKDDQAAVSPLSTNGEFYFDTLEAGTYAAELAYEQVQCNFTVTLPKADDLFTDVGELICQLPD
- a CDS encoding protein kinase domain-containing protein, which encodes MITLTLLHPVQATPVQSWTFDSEAVIRIGRAVDNHVVLYSAVVSRHHVELRRNGLQWEVVNLGTNGTYLDGKRVQQAPLLDGGILRLARSGPNIQVRLSADHQPMPPNARMATIPETARTDVEKGTYSGEEEAVGTDNAEPPGTAATGMSYQGIITEEDDDEEENFAVQGELPAQLLAEWRAPPDCSHSRAEADDIFCIECGVPLKVWKTLGNYQIIKALGQSNTYLGWRNGQTAVVKGHSLAASKREIRAFQRQVRQLCQMSHPVLPKFWEGFQYGTDSYLVSEMVYGHSLKQWINDHGVMNVVEASRWLIPICDLLTLLHQQDPPILHLHIRPSNLIHPYVSREATNVVLVGWGKASVLTSESGTFIGTVGYSAPEQQEGKPEPASDLYGLGATIVYLLTGNEPDTYFRWGAREYRLYAEDIPHLDPLMVDLINCLTHPDPRERYPNAAAVKQRLEQIATIAMPAPPVSSAL
- a CDS encoding FHA domain-containing protein — its product is MVVHIGKPNDRIPPDIDVAGFPNSEVVSRIHADIRVEGNAHYIEDVGSANGTYINNTALYPGNRHRLAPGDRIALGKGDLVTFIYELTS